One segment of Sander vitreus isolate 19-12246 chromosome 20, sanVit1, whole genome shotgun sequence DNA contains the following:
- the LOC144535060 gene encoding galectin-related protein B, whose protein sequence is MEEIDKKENGEYTGEIKGGMRPSMKLVVMGIINKKPKSMEVILSSEPQEEDTEGDVGLQLKVSFMDKAVHRNARMAGKWGRPETTLSFFPFAPGESFKMEIVCEHQQFRILVDGQPLCGFSHRIPRLASLTALRVCGDLHLTKVA, encoded by the exons ATGGAAGAAATCgacaagaaagaaaat GGGGAGTACACCGGAGAAATAAAGGGTGGGATGCGGCCTTCAATGAAACTGGTTGTTATGGGAATTATTAACAAAAAACCCAAGAG CATGGAGGTGATTCTGTCCAGTGAGCCTcaggaggaggacacagagggcGACGTGGGCCTTCAGTTAAAGGTGAGCTTCATGGATAAGGCCGTCCACCGCAACGCCCGCATGGCTGGAAAGTGGGGAAGACCTGAAACtaccctctctttctttccttttgcaCCTGGAGAATCCTTCAAG ATGGAGATAGTTTGTGAGCACCAACAGTTTCGTATCTTGGTGGATGGACAGCCTCTGTGTGGATTCAGCCACCGCATCCCCCGGCTCGCCTCCCTCACTGCCTTACGAGTCTGTGGAGACCTACACCTGACCAAGGTGGCCTAG
- the plek2 gene encoding pleckstrin-2, which yields MDTDRTNVILREGFLVKRGHLVHNWKPRWFVLMPDRLLYYKYEGGQKDSCQRGKILLKDCVITSPFLEYEYRPLVFKLQTDNGVDHFLEACSREERDDWAGIIMAAVNKLRAAEGGKVTNQPDPAGSPLHNINLSKVLDSMYDIHSGIKMSNHVEQGSTYSNCFSGSAVVDWLVFMQLALTRVEARTLASALLEEGFLRTVGLKSVEAYRTAGLSEQFMDDSTALYSFSDSLKKRGSVKAEKSLSAVELSGKVIKRGYLLKQGHRRKNWKVRLFVLRSQPSYLHYYDPTKDDISPVGGFSLRGCLVSSLQDNGVPSGVKGNIQGNLFKIITQSDTHYFIQAPTEQQKMDWIEAIRKHT from the exons ATGGATACAGACAGGACAAATGTGATTCTAAGAGAAGGCTTCCTGGTGAAAAGG GGTCATCTCGTACACAACTGGAAGCCGCGCTGGTTCGTGTTGATGCCAGATAGGCTGCTGTATTACAAGTACGAAGGAGGCCAAAAAGACTCATGTCAGCGGGGGAAAATCCTCCTGAAGGACTGCGTAATAACTAGTCCTTTTCTGGAGTATGAATATCGACCG TTGGTGTTCAAGCTCCAGACGGATAATGGGGTGGATCATTTCTTGGAGGCTTGTTCCCGGGAGGAGAGAGATGACTGGGCGGGTATCATCATGGCTGCGGTCAACAAGCTGCGGGCGGCTGAAGGTGGGAAGGTGACAAATCAGCCAGACCCTGCTGGATCCCCCTTACACAACATTAATCTGAG CAAAGTGTTGGACTCCATGTATGACATCCACAGTGGTATCAAGATGAGCAACCATGTGGAGCAGGGCAGCACTTACAGCAACTGTTTCTCAG GTTCAGCGGTGGTGGACTGGCTGGTGTTCATGCAGCTGGCTCTGACCCGTGTGGAGGCCAGGACGCTGGCCTCGGCCCTGCTGGAGGAGGGTTTCCTGCGCACCGTCGGCCTGAAGAGTGTGGAGGCTTACCGCACCGCCGGCCTCAGTGAGCAGTTCATGGATGACTCCACTGCGCTGTACAGCTTT TCTGACAGTTTAAAGAAGAGAGGCAGTGTGAAGGCGGAGAAGTCGCTGTCTGCAGTGGAGCTCAGTGGAAAAGTGATCAAGAGAGGATATCTACTTAAACAG GGACACAGAAGGAAGAACTGGAAGGTGCGACTGTTTGTGCTGCGTTCACAGCCTTCTTACCTTCACTATTATGATCCCACCAAG GATGACATCAGCCCCGTTGGCGGCTTCTCACTGCGAGGCTGTCTGGTGTCTTCTCTGCAGGATAACGGAGTTCCCTCAG GTGTGAAAGGCAACATTCAAGGCAACTTGTTTAAAATCATCACTCAGTCAGACACGCATTACTTCATCCAGGCTCCGACCGAGCAGCAGAAGATGGACTGGATAGAAGCAATCAGAAAGCATACATAG